A single window of Vibrio sp. SCSIO 43137 DNA harbors:
- a CDS encoding GAF domain-containing protein: MKVKKYQTLTKQAVALIESEKDFVANLSNLSALLNMMLEDINWVGFYLLKEEELVLGPFQGLPACVRIPVGKGVCGTAVAENSVQRVYDVHQFEGHIACDAQSNSEIVIPFSINGKVAGVLDIDSPEIGRFDENDESGLTYLMSEVEKLLNSHANDE, from the coding sequence ATGAAAGTAAAGAAATATCAGACACTAACCAAACAAGCTGTAGCACTGATTGAATCGGAAAAAGATTTTGTTGCTAACCTTTCAAACCTGAGCGCTTTGCTCAATATGATGCTGGAAGATATTAACTGGGTCGGTTTTTATCTCCTTAAAGAGGAAGAGTTGGTACTGGGGCCTTTTCAGGGTTTACCGGCCTGCGTACGTATTCCTGTAGGTAAAGGCGTATGCGGTACAGCAGTAGCTGAAAACAGCGTTCAGCGTGTTTATGATGTTCATCAGTTTGAAGGCCATATTGCCTGTGATGCACAAAGTAATTCAGAGATTGTGATCCCATTTTCTATTAATGGCAAAGTGGCTGGTGTGCTGGATATTGATAGTCCTGAAATAGGCCGATTTGATGAAAACGACGAGAGCGGACTGACATATCTGATGTCAGAAGTTGAAAAGCTGCTCAATTCGCACGCTAACGATGAATAA
- the proQ gene encoding RNA chaperone ProQ has translation MENTEKLKNSKEVIAYIAECFPNCFTLEGEAKPLKIGIFQDLAERLADDAKVSKTQLRAALRQYTSSWRYLHGVKPGAVRVDLDGNACGELEEEHVEHAKTALAESKARVQARRKEQASKAREEAKAKAKANKPQQRRAKNPSKQNKQNSKPVVTETRALASDELKTGKDVNVNMGKGNMAATIVEINKDDVRVRLTNGLQMVVKAEHLRA, from the coding sequence ATGGAAAACACTGAAAAGTTAAAAAACAGCAAAGAAGTGATTGCATATATTGCTGAATGTTTCCCTAACTGCTTTACTCTAGAAGGTGAAGCAAAACCATTAAAGATCGGTATCTTCCAAGATTTGGCAGAACGATTGGCCGATGATGCTAAAGTGAGTAAGACTCAGCTTCGTGCAGCGTTAAGACAGTACACGTCATCATGGCGTTACCTGCATGGTGTTAAGCCGGGTGCAGTTCGTGTTGATCTTGATGGTAATGCGTGTGGTGAACTTGAAGAAGAACATGTTGAGCATGCAAAAACAGCACTAGCTGAAAGCAAAGCCCGTGTTCAGGCTCGTCGCAAAGAGCAGGCAAGTAAAGCAAGGGAAGAAGCAAAGGCAAAAGCTAAGGCAAATAAACCTCAGCAACGTCGTGCGAAAAACCCAAGTAAGCAGAACAAGCAGAATAGCAAACCCGTAGTGACTGAAACACGTGCATTAGCATCTGATGAACTAAAGACAGGTAAAGATGTCAATGTAAATATGGGTAAAGGAAACATGGCTGCGACCATTGTTGAAATTAATAAGGATGATGTGCGAGTTCGCCTAACCAACGGCCTTCAAATGGTGGTAAAAGCGGAACACTTGCGCGCATAA
- the prc gene encoding carboxy terminal-processing peptidase, with translation MNCRLKVTLLAASICLAASAQALEAKISKDQLPTLAPESQHKTASRRVTSKFTTTHYKRFSLNDEFSKAIFNRYLKMLDFNRNVFTQSDIDSFQNWSVQLDDQLKAGNNQIAFDVYNLAMKRRFERFEYALSLLDQEMKFDTDEEIELDRSEAPWAKDEKELNELWRKRVKYDALSLKLTDKEWPEIKEMLEKRYNNAIKRITQSHSEDAFQTYMNAFAREVDPHTSYLSPRNAEQFQSEMNLSLEGIGAVLQMTDDYTVIRSLVAGGPASKSKELSEGDRIIGVAQEDSEMVDVIGWRLDDVVQLIKGPKGTKVILQVLPEGKNAKSHNVTIVRDKIRLEDRAVKSEVIEKDGKKIGVLEVPSFYVGLSKDTDKLIQELKAQSVDGIIVDLRNNGGGALTEATALSGLFISKGPVVQVRDSYGRVTVNRDTDGVVSYQGPLTVLVNRYSASASEIFAAAMQDYGRAIILGEQSFGKGTVQQHKTLSEIYDMFDKDPGYIQFTIQKFYRIDGGSTQNKGVVPDILYPTAIDPSETGESVEDNALPWDSIDRASYKKLASRDAEIAQLKKAHHARTAKDLEFSFIESDIARYKAEKDDNMLSLNEKVRRNKSDERDERRLARINERQSAANEETYKSLEDVPKDYEAPDAYLNETVAIMVDMINEESK, from the coding sequence ATGAATTGCCGTTTAAAAGTTACATTATTAGCCGCTAGCATCTGCTTAGCGGCTTCTGCTCAAGCTTTAGAAGCAAAAATTTCTAAAGATCAATTACCAACTCTTGCCCCTGAATCGCAGCATAAAACTGCCAGTCGCCGGGTAACCTCTAAGTTTACAACCACCCACTACAAACGCTTCAGTCTTAATGACGAGTTTTCTAAAGCGATTTTTAATCGTTACCTGAAAATGCTCGACTTTAACCGTAATGTTTTCACTCAATCAGATATTGATTCGTTTCAGAACTGGTCTGTTCAACTGGATGACCAGCTAAAAGCGGGTAATAACCAGATCGCATTTGATGTTTATAATCTGGCGATGAAAAGGCGCTTTGAACGTTTTGAATATGCGTTATCTCTTCTCGACCAAGAGATGAAGTTTGATACGGATGAAGAGATCGAGTTAGACCGCTCGGAAGCGCCGTGGGCCAAAGATGAAAAAGAGCTGAATGAGCTCTGGCGCAAAAGGGTTAAATATGACGCTCTGAGCCTGAAGCTGACGGACAAAGAGTGGCCGGAAATCAAAGAGATGCTTGAAAAGCGTTATAACAATGCCATCAAGCGTATCACTCAGTCACATAGCGAAGATGCATTTCAGACCTATATGAATGCCTTTGCCCGTGAAGTTGATCCGCACACAAGCTATTTGTCACCGCGTAACGCCGAGCAGTTCCAGTCAGAGATGAATTTGTCTCTGGAAGGGATTGGTGCTGTGTTGCAGATGACTGACGATTACACGGTAATTCGTTCATTAGTGGCTGGTGGCCCTGCATCTAAAAGCAAGGAGTTATCTGAAGGCGACAGAATCATTGGTGTTGCTCAGGAAGACTCTGAAATGGTGGATGTTATCGGCTGGCGACTTGATGATGTTGTTCAACTGATCAAAGGCCCGAAAGGGACTAAGGTGATTTTACAGGTTCTGCCGGAAGGTAAGAATGCAAAAAGTCACAATGTCACTATTGTCCGCGATAAAATTCGTCTGGAAGACAGAGCAGTTAAGTCAGAAGTCATTGAAAAAGATGGCAAAAAAATTGGTGTACTAGAAGTGCCTAGCTTCTATGTCGGTCTCTCGAAAGATACTGATAAGCTGATTCAGGAACTTAAAGCTCAGTCTGTAGACGGTATTATTGTCGATCTGCGTAATAATGGCGGTGGTGCACTCACAGAAGCAACGGCACTTTCAGGATTGTTTATCTCTAAAGGACCGGTTGTTCAGGTCCGTGACAGTTACGGACGGGTAACCGTTAACCGGGATACAGATGGCGTTGTTAGCTATCAGGGACCACTAACCGTTTTGGTCAACCGATATAGCGCATCAGCTTCAGAAATCTTTGCTGCAGCCATGCAGGATTATGGCAGGGCAATTATTTTAGGTGAGCAATCCTTCGGTAAAGGTACCGTTCAGCAGCATAAAACACTAAGTGAAATCTACGATATGTTCGATAAAGATCCGGGCTATATCCAGTTCACTATTCAGAAGTTCTATCGTATTGACGGCGGTAGTACTCAGAACAAGGGTGTTGTTCCGGATATCCTTTATCCTACTGCTATTGATCCAAGCGAAACCGGTGAAAGTGTCGAAGACAACGCATTGCCGTGGGACAGCATAGATCGGGCAAGTTATAAAAAGCTGGCGAGTAGGGATGCCGAAATTGCTCAACTGAAAAAAGCGCATCACGCCCGTACTGCAAAGGATCTTGAGTTTAGCTTTATCGAATCGGATATTGCCCGTTATAAAGCTGAGAAAGATGACAATATGCTTTCTCTGAATGAGAAAGTGAGACGTAATAAAAGTGATGAGCGTGACGAACGTCGTTTAGCGCGAATCAATGAGCGTCAGTCTGCTGCGAATGAAGAGACATATAAATCTCTTGAAGATGTGCCAAAAGACTATGAAGCACCAGACGCCTACCTGAATGAAACAGTTGCCATTATGGTGGACATGATAAACGAAGAAAGTAAATAG
- the pepN gene encoding aminopeptidase N, giving the protein MSQPSQSQSPKAKYRKDYQSPDHTISHIDLTFDLHDTKTTVTAVSKVTQLKESNTLTLSGEQLTLRSVKVNGEEWSQFKESEGLLEISQLPSEFELQIETEINPEANSALEGLYKSDGAFCTQCEAEGFRRITYYLDRPDVLATFTTTVIADKQAYPFLLSNGNKVSQGEAGEGRHWVKWQDPHPKPAYLFALVAGDFDVLTDSYTTISGREVALEIFVDKGNLDRANHAMVSLINSMKWDEERFGLEYDLDIYMIVAVDFFNMGAMENKGLNVFNSKFVLANEKTATDTDYLGIEAVIGHEYFHNWTGNRVTCRDWFQLSLKEGLTVFRDQEFSSDLGSRAVNRINNVRIIRGPQFAEDASPMSHPIRPDKVIEMNNFYTLTVYEKGSEVIRMMHTLLGEQNFQKGMKLYFERHDGTAATCDDFVAAMQDASGVDLCQFKLWYSQSGTPSVTAKTDYDEQNKTFSVTLSQFTPPTQEQSDKSALHIPFDIELYSKDGSVIPLHCNGNSVSNVLNFTEQEQTFVFEQVSEKPIISMLREFSAPVKLNYQYSDDELIFLMVHARNDFARWDAGQMLLAKYIRSNLENHSAGKELQLPSEVVDAFRGVLLNRDLEPAFIAEMMALPNQNEVAGWSKPVDVDGIAAVLKFFKVTIATELQDELSAVYHSLAQESYNIEHASIGKRALRNSCLSYLAHLNGGEDLVKAQYQSADNMTDKMAALSNANMAQLSCRSALMDDFSEQWSHDGLVMDKWFSLQGTTPADNALEVVKQTMNHTAFSLKNPNRIRSLIGSFLTANPTNFHAIDGSGYVFAGEILTELNSSNPQVASRLIDPLLKYRNYDEKRQGLMREQLEKLSRLDNLAKDLYEKVTKALES; this is encoded by the coding sequence ATGTCTCAACCTTCACAGAGCCAGTCGCCAAAAGCGAAATACCGCAAAGACTACCAGTCTCCGGACCATACTATCTCCCATATAGATTTAACTTTTGATCTGCACGACACAAAGACAACTGTTACCGCTGTATCAAAAGTCACTCAGCTTAAAGAGAGTAATACTTTAACTCTTAGCGGAGAGCAATTGACTTTGCGCTCAGTAAAAGTAAATGGTGAAGAGTGGAGCCAGTTTAAGGAGAGTGAAGGTTTGCTGGAAATATCCCAGTTACCGTCAGAGTTTGAACTGCAGATTGAGACAGAAATTAACCCGGAAGCAAACAGTGCACTGGAAGGATTGTATAAATCCGATGGTGCGTTTTGTACCCAGTGTGAGGCAGAAGGTTTTCGCCGTATCACTTACTACCTGGATCGCCCTGATGTTCTGGCAACATTCACCACTACCGTTATCGCCGATAAACAAGCGTATCCGTTCCTGCTTAGCAACGGTAACAAGGTTTCTCAGGGAGAGGCAGGTGAAGGAAGACACTGGGTTAAATGGCAGGATCCACATCCGAAGCCAGCCTACCTGTTTGCCTTAGTTGCCGGTGATTTTGATGTTCTGACCGACAGCTATACCACTATATCAGGCCGCGAAGTAGCGCTGGAGATCTTTGTTGATAAAGGTAACCTTGACCGGGCAAATCACGCCATGGTTTCGCTGATTAACTCGATGAAGTGGGACGAAGAACGCTTTGGTCTTGAGTATGATCTGGATATCTACATGATTGTTGCCGTTGACTTCTTCAATATGGGAGCAATGGAAAACAAAGGTCTGAACGTATTTAACTCCAAGTTTGTTCTTGCCAATGAGAAGACTGCGACGGATACCGATTACCTTGGTATTGAAGCGGTTATCGGCCATGAGTACTTCCACAACTGGACAGGTAACCGCGTTACCTGCCGCGACTGGTTCCAGCTTAGCCTGAAAGAGGGCCTGACGGTTTTCCGTGATCAGGAGTTTTCTTCAGATTTGGGTTCCCGCGCGGTAAACAGAATTAATAATGTAAGAATTATTCGCGGACCACAGTTCGCAGAAGATGCAAGCCCTATGTCTCATCCTATCCGTCCGGACAAAGTGATTGAGATGAATAACTTCTATACCCTGACGGTTTACGAAAAGGGAAGCGAAGTTATCCGTATGATGCATACTCTGCTGGGCGAACAGAACTTCCAGAAAGGGATGAAACTCTACTTTGAACGCCATGACGGTACAGCGGCAACTTGCGATGATTTTGTTGCAGCTATGCAGGATGCTTCTGGTGTTGACCTTTGCCAGTTTAAACTTTGGTATAGCCAGTCGGGTACGCCTTCGGTAACGGCGAAGACTGACTATGATGAGCAAAACAAAACTTTCTCAGTAACACTGAGCCAGTTTACTCCGCCGACTCAAGAGCAGAGTGATAAGAGTGCTCTGCATATTCCATTTGATATTGAGCTGTATTCAAAAGATGGCAGCGTTATTCCATTACACTGTAACGGAAACAGCGTTTCAAACGTGCTTAACTTTACTGAACAAGAGCAGACTTTTGTGTTTGAACAGGTAAGTGAAAAGCCAATAATTTCAATGTTGCGAGAGTTCTCAGCACCAGTGAAACTTAACTATCAATACAGTGATGATGAGCTCATCTTCCTGATGGTACATGCGCGTAATGATTTTGCCCGTTGGGATGCAGGTCAGATGCTGTTGGCAAAATATATTCGTAGCAACCTAGAAAATCATTCAGCCGGTAAAGAGCTACAACTGCCGTCAGAAGTCGTAGACGCATTCCGTGGTGTATTGTTAAATCGGGATCTTGAGCCGGCCTTTATTGCTGAAATGATGGCATTGCCAAATCAGAATGAAGTGGCAGGCTGGAGTAAGCCGGTAGATGTTGATGGAATTGCTGCGGTTCTTAAGTTCTTTAAAGTGACAATAGCGACTGAACTGCAAGATGAACTTTCTGCGGTTTATCACTCACTGGCACAAGAAAGCTACAATATTGAGCACGCCTCAATAGGTAAACGCGCACTGAGAAACAGTTGTCTCAGTTATCTTGCTCACCTTAATGGTGGCGAAGATCTTGTTAAGGCGCAATACCAGTCAGCCGATAATATGACCGACAAAATGGCGGCACTTTCCAATGCCAATATGGCTCAGTTGTCTTGTCGTAGTGCTTTAATGGATGACTTTAGTGAGCAGTGGAGTCACGATGGTCTGGTGATGGATAAATGGTTTAGCCTTCAGGGAACAACGCCGGCAGACAATGCCCTTGAGGTGGTGAAACAGACCATGAACCATACTGCATTCAGTCTTAAAAACCCGAACCGGATCAGAAGTTTGATTGGGTCTTTCCTTACTGCAAACCCAACTAACTTCCATGCTATTGATGGTTCCGGTTATGTTTTTGCCGGTGAGATTCTGACTGAACTTAACAGCAGCAACCCACAAGTGGCTTCCCGTCTGATTGATCCTCTGCTGAAGTACCGCAACTATGACGAAAAGAGACAGGGGTTAATGCGTGAACAGCTTGAAAAACTTTCCAGACTGGATAATCTAGCCAAAGACCTGTATGAGAAAGTGACCAAAGCACTTGAATCATAA
- a CDS encoding DUF2835 domain-containing protein, with product MRQYTFRLSIPYQTFLQHYSGAASNVIVYTEQGLKLQVPASRLRPFVSQIGLKGRFRLTTDQNNRFVKLEVL from the coding sequence ATGAGACAGTACACTTTTCGTTTATCCATTCCTTATCAAACCTTTCTACAGCACTACAGTGGTGCCGCAAGTAATGTAATTGTTTATACCGAACAGGGTTTAAAATTACAGGTGCCAGCTTCGCGGCTACGACCTTTTGTTAGTCAAATCGGGCTAAAAGGGCGTTTCAGGCTGACAACTGACCAGAACAATCGCTTTGTAAAGTTAGAAGTTCTATAG
- a CDS encoding NAD-glutamate dehydrogenase: MTAREPVVPVLLEKVYQLIQEKVELAQRPLVTQLAQHMFNNIAHDDLFHRNESDLYGAVVSLWQHVVETKQSEISVQVFNPTLSRHGWQSTHTIVEIVVPDSPFLVDSTKMALNRLELNCHFMLHGPTRVERDSKNKIVELNSSKGGYQSLFHIEVDRLNEKAEMKALKEELISVLIDTGLVVSDWKPMSAKLEQVTKQVEKQAKHIGFSEEHLEESLQFLRWLGDHNFTFMGYKEYDLVDIDGETVLQPTEEQGLGLFAAERRVRTVKLSEFAESAQAEATKPYLLILTKGHAASRIHRPAYTDYIGIKKFDKNGKVIGEHRFTGLYTSIVYNQSVSSIPLVGQKVDRILAASGYRAGSYAYKALLNIMENFPRDELLQAREDELLEVGTGVVQMQDRDLVRLFVRKDPFGRFFSCMVYVTKERYNTELRRQTQRLLKQYCRSEQDVEFTTYFSESSLARTHYIVRVDNNNINIDVKEIEHNLMEASSTWDDRLKSAIIASFGESRGVPISKEFKRAFPSSYKSDVMPGTAVADIERLDALSDDNKLGMLFYRPQEEASNSKVVHLKLYHRDEPIHLSDVMPMLENLGLRVVGESPYEIRKANGTVYWILDFSMLHRSETRIDLREARDRFQQAFAAIWKGELESDGFNRLVLGAGLNGREVTILRSYARYMRQVGFPFSQSYIEDTLNSHTELAKGLVALFNKRFDPKFKGSKKGQADLIAKLTEQLDHVESLDDDRIIRRYMEMISATLRTNYFQKDRRDQPKPWLSLKLRPSEIPEIPAPVPAFEIFVYAPDIEGVHLRGGKVARGGLRWSDRQEDFRTEILGLVKAQQVKNTVIVPVGAKGGFVCKRQHLMSGRDEIFAEGQRCYQRFIRALLDVSDNIVEGEVLPPPNVVRHDEDDAYLVVAADKGTATFSDLANFVSQEYNFWLGDAFASGGSNGYDHKAMGITAKGGWESVKRHFREMGINCQTTDFTAVGIGDMAGDVFGNGMLLSKHIRLQAAFNHMHIFIDPNPDSAKSWKERDRLFNLPRSSWEDYNTKLISKGGGIFSRRSKSITLTPEIQKMLGTRKASVAPNDLIKMILKMEVDLLWNGGIGTYIKAADETDVDVGDRANDVLRINGSEVKAKVIGEGGNLGVTQKGRIEYALKGGRVNTDFVDNVGGVDCSDNEVNIKIFLNGLVSNGDMTVKQRNEILEKMEDEVGEIVLDDAYCQAESISVSELLGVSLVKEQIRFIHHLEKAGHLDRALEYIPDDETLLEREKRGLAFTRPELSVLVAYGKMVLKEELVCDEIASDDYHKQLLVKYFPEELRRNYIHHAENHPLKAEIVATTLANQMVNEMGCNFVTRLQEETGASVASVAKAYSAARDIYDFEQTLKEIRKLDNIASTTAQYELMFYVRRTLRRLSRWLIRNRPTHSSVSDLINEFKQDVTAVRSGLDQFLVPEEVQEHNDLAQSWIDQGVGKDLANHVARLSSLNSALDISSVAKESGRSIQGAAELYFTLGDRIMLHWFLKQINAQGVDNNWQALARAAFREDLDWQQRQLTAQVLGCGCATDDFEPVKALDSWIETNEASLQRWENILNEFKVGTVHEFAKFSVALRELMLLNLNCSTNK, translated from the coding sequence ATGACTGCACGAGAGCCTGTAGTACCGGTTCTGCTTGAAAAGGTTTATCAGCTGATTCAAGAAAAAGTTGAACTTGCACAAAGACCGTTAGTCACCCAACTAGCGCAACATATGTTTAACAACATCGCTCACGATGACCTTTTTCATCGAAACGAATCCGATTTATATGGCGCGGTGGTCAGTTTGTGGCAACACGTTGTTGAAACGAAACAGAGTGAAATATCCGTTCAGGTTTTTAACCCGACATTAAGCCGTCATGGCTGGCAGTCAACTCATACTATTGTTGAGATTGTTGTGCCGGACAGTCCTTTCCTGGTTGATTCAACCAAAATGGCACTAAACCGGCTTGAGCTGAATTGCCATTTTATGCTGCACGGCCCGACGCGTGTTGAACGAGACAGCAAAAATAAAATCGTCGAACTGAACAGCAGTAAAGGTGGTTATCAGTCTCTGTTCCATATTGAAGTTGACCGCCTGAACGAAAAAGCTGAGATGAAAGCGCTGAAAGAAGAACTGATCAGCGTTTTAATTGATACAGGATTAGTGGTTTCTGACTGGAAACCAATGTCAGCGAAACTTGAGCAGGTCACTAAACAGGTAGAAAAGCAGGCGAAACATATCGGATTTTCAGAGGAACATCTGGAAGAGAGCCTTCAGTTCTTGCGTTGGCTAGGGGATCATAACTTTACCTTTATGGGCTATAAAGAGTATGACCTTGTTGATATTGACGGGGAAACTGTTCTGCAACCCACTGAAGAACAGGGGCTTGGATTATTTGCTGCTGAACGCAGGGTAAGAACAGTAAAACTGTCTGAGTTTGCTGAGTCTGCTCAGGCAGAGGCAACAAAACCTTATCTGCTTATTCTGACAAAAGGCCATGCCGCTTCCAGAATTCACCGACCGGCTTACACTGACTATATCGGCATTAAGAAATTTGATAAAAACGGCAAGGTAATCGGCGAGCACAGATTTACTGGTTTATATACCTCGATCGTTTATAACCAGAGTGTTTCAAGCATTCCTTTAGTTGGTCAGAAAGTTGACCGTATTCTGGCAGCCAGCGGATACCGCGCAGGTTCTTATGCTTATAAAGCACTGCTAAATATTATGGAAAACTTCCCCCGAGACGAACTGCTGCAGGCAAGAGAAGATGAACTGCTTGAAGTGGGTACCGGTGTTGTTCAGATGCAGGACAGGGATCTAGTTCGTCTGTTTGTGCGCAAAGACCCGTTTGGCCGCTTCTTCAGTTGTATGGTGTATGTAACTAAAGAGAGATACAACACTGAACTAAGAAGACAAACCCAAAGATTGCTGAAGCAGTATTGCCGCTCAGAACAAGACGTGGAGTTTACTACCTATTTCTCCGAAAGTTCACTGGCCAGAACGCACTATATAGTTCGCGTTGATAACAACAATATTAATATCGATGTTAAAGAGATAGAGCACAACCTAATGGAAGCATCATCTACCTGGGACGACAGATTAAAGAGCGCGATTATTGCAAGTTTTGGTGAAAGCCGCGGAGTGCCTATCTCCAAAGAGTTTAAACGCGCATTCCCGAGTTCCTATAAATCTGATGTGATGCCGGGAACCGCTGTTGCCGATATTGAACGTCTGGATGCGCTCAGTGATGATAACAAACTGGGCATGCTGTTTTACCGTCCGCAGGAAGAGGCGTCAAACTCTAAAGTTGTTCACTTAAAACTTTACCATCGTGATGAACCTATACATCTGTCTGATGTTATGCCAATGCTTGAAAACCTCGGCTTAAGGGTAGTCGGTGAATCGCCTTACGAGATCCGAAAAGCGAATGGCACTGTTTATTGGATCCTTGATTTCTCAATGCTTCACCGTAGTGAAACCAGAATTGATCTTCGCGAAGCAAGGGATCGTTTCCAGCAGGCATTTGCTGCTATCTGGAAGGGAGAGCTGGAAAGTGACGGCTTTAACCGACTTGTTTTAGGCGCAGGGCTAAACGGCAGAGAAGTGACTATTCTTCGTAGTTATGCCAGATATATGCGTCAGGTCGGGTTCCCGTTTAGTCAGAGCTATATTGAGGATACCCTGAACTCCCATACTGAGTTGGCTAAAGGGTTAGTGGCACTATTTAATAAGCGTTTTGATCCTAAGTTTAAAGGCAGCAAAAAAGGTCAGGCTGATCTTATTGCTAAACTGACAGAGCAACTGGATCATGTAGAAAGTCTTGATGATGATAGGATCATCCGCCGTTATATGGAGATGATTTCTGCCACCCTCAGAACAAACTATTTCCAGAAAGATCGTCGTGACCAGCCTAAACCTTGGCTGTCTCTTAAACTTCGCCCGTCTGAGATTCCTGAAATTCCTGCTCCGGTTCCTGCATTTGAGATCTTTGTTTATGCACCGGATATCGAAGGTGTTCACCTGCGTGGCGGCAAAGTTGCCCGTGGTGGTCTACGCTGGTCTGACAGGCAAGAAGATTTCAGGACTGAAATACTAGGGCTGGTTAAAGCTCAGCAGGTTAAGAATACGGTAATTGTTCCTGTTGGTGCTAAAGGCGGCTTTGTCTGTAAGCGTCAACACCTGATGTCCGGCCGTGACGAGATCTTTGCAGAAGGGCAACGCTGTTATCAGAGATTTATCCGCGCCTTGCTGGATGTTTCTGACAATATCGTAGAAGGTGAGGTTCTACCTCCGCCAAATGTGGTGCGTCACGATGAAGATGATGCCTATCTGGTGGTTGCTGCGGATAAGGGGACAGCTACTTTCTCTGATCTGGCTAACTTTGTCTCGCAGGAGTACAACTTCTGGCTGGGTGATGCATTTGCATCCGGTGGTTCAAATGGCTACGACCATAAAGCCATGGGTATTACTGCCAAAGGTGGCTGGGAATCAGTTAAACGTCACTTCCGTGAAATGGGAATCAACTGCCAGACAACGGATTTTACTGCCGTGGGTATCGGTGATATGGCTGGTGACGTATTCGGTAATGGTATGTTGTTGTCGAAACATATCCGCCTGCAGGCTGCATTTAACCATATGCACATCTTTATTGATCCAAACCCTGATTCAGCGAAAAGCTGGAAAGAGAGGGATCGTCTGTTTAATCTGCCTCGATCAAGCTGGGAAGATTACAATACAAAACTGATCTCTAAAGGTGGTGGCATTTTCTCAAGAAGATCCAAGTCCATTACGCTTACACCTGAAATTCAGAAGATGCTGGGTACCCGTAAAGCTTCTGTGGCGCCAAACGATCTGATAAAAATGATCCTTAAGATGGAAGTTGATCTGTTATGGAATGGCGGTATTGGTACCTATATTAAAGCGGCAGATGAAACCGATGTCGATGTAGGTGACAGAGCGAACGACGTGCTGCGTATTAACGGCAGTGAAGTGAAAGCTAAGGTTATCGGCGAAGGTGGTAACCTGGGCGTTACTCAGAAAGGACGTATCGAGTACGCGTTGAAAGGCGGTCGTGTTAATACTGACTTTGTTGATAATGTTGGCGGCGTTGACTGTTCGGATAATGAGGTAAATATCAAGATATTCCTTAACGGTCTGGTCAGCAATGGCGATATGACCGTTAAGCAGCGGAATGAGATTCTGGAAAAGATGGAAGATGAAGTCGGTGAGATCGTTCTTGACGATGCATACTGTCAGGCAGAATCTATTTCGGTAAGTGAACTGCTTGGCGTCTCTCTGGTTAAAGAACAGATTCGCTTTATTCACCATCTGGAAAAAGCCGGTCATCTGGATCGTGCTCTGGAATATATTCCCGATGACGAAACGCTGTTAGAGCGTGAAAAGCGGGGGCTTGCCTTTACCAGACCTGAGCTGTCCGTTCTGGTTGCTTACGGAAAAATGGTACTGAAAGAAGAACTTGTCTGTGATGAGATAGCTTCAGATGACTATCACAAACAACTATTAGTGAAGTACTTCCCGGAAGAGTTACGACGTAACTATATTCACCATGCAGAAAACCATCCGCTGAAAGCAGAGATTGTCGCAACAACACTGGCTAACCAGATGGTGAACGAAATGGGCTGCAACTTTGTTACCCGTCTGCAGGAGGAGACAGGAGCGAGCGTTGCCAGCGTTGCGAAAGCTTATAGTGCTGCACGGGATATTTATGATTTTGAGCAGACGTTAAAAGAGATTCGTAAACTGGATAATATTGCCAGCACAACAGCTCAGTATGAATTGATGTTCTATGTAAGAAGAACACTGCGTCGTTTATCCCGCTGGTTGATCCGAAACAGACCAACACACTCGTCAGTAAGTGATCTGATTAATGAGTTTAAACAGGATGTTACTGCCGTTCGATCTGGTTTGGATCAGTTCTTGGTGCCGGAAGAGGTTCAGGAGCATAACGATCTGGCACAATCATGGATAGATCAAGGCGTGGGTAAAGATCTGGCCAATCATGTTGCCCGTCTTTCAAGCCTTAACTCTGCACTGGATATCTCATCTGTTGCTAAAGAGAGTGGCAGAAGTATTCAGGGTGCGGCAGAGCTCTACTTTACCCTTGGCGATCGAATCATGCTGCACTGGTTCCTGAAACAGATCAATGCTCAGGGTGTTGATAATAACTGGCAGGCACTGGCAAGAGCGGCATTCCGCGAAGATCTTGACTGGCAACAGCGTCAATTGACCGCTCAGGTTCTTGGTTGTGGTTGTGCAACGGATGATTTCGAACCGGTTAAAGCACTCGACAGCTGGATTGAGACCAATGAAGCGTCATTGCAACGATGGGAGAATATACTTAACGAGTTTAAGGTTGGTACAGTACACGAATTTGCTAAGTTCTCCGTGGCGTTAAGGGAGTTGATGTTATTAAATTTGAATTGTTCAACAAATAAGTAA